In Dolichospermum flos-aquae CCAP 1403/13F, the following proteins share a genomic window:
- a CDS encoding universal stress protein, whose translation MFKTVLFPIDQSREAREAADIVANIVQTYGSRLILLSVVEEPDPEAPATSPMVSPEAVAKLLENAQTLFSGQGIITELLERQGKPAFTICDVADEVEASLIIMGCRGLGLTEEGATDSVTMRVINLSPCPVLIVP comes from the coding sequence ATGTTTAAAACAGTTTTATTTCCCATTGATCAAAGTCGAGAAGCCAGAGAGGCCGCTGATATAGTTGCCAATATTGTGCAAACTTATGGCAGTCGCTTAATTTTGCTTTCAGTCGTTGAAGAACCAGACCCAGAAGCACCTGCTACCAGTCCTATGGTATCTCCAGAAGCAGTTGCCAAACTCCTAGAAAATGCCCAAACCTTATTTTCTGGACAAGGAATTATAACCGAATTACTAGAAAGACAAGGTAAACCAGCCTTTACTATCTGTGATGTTGCTGATGAAGTTGAGGCCAGTTTAATTATTATGGGTTGTCGAGGACTAGGTTTAACGGAAGAAGGCGCAACTGATAGCGTCACCATGCGGGTAATTAACCTTTCTCCCTGTCCTGTTTTGATTGTTCCTTAA
- a CDS encoding phosphoglycerate kinase, producing MSKKSLASLSAADISGKRALVRVDFNVPVDDQGNITDDTRIRAALPTIQDLTQKGAKVILTSHFGRPKGVDEKLRLTPVAKRLSELLGQEVIKTDDCIGDDVAAKVAALDNGQVLLLENVRFYKEEEKNDPEFAQKLAANADFYVNDAFGTAHRAHASTEGVTKFLSPSVAGYLVEKELQYLQSAIEEPKRPLAAIIGGSKVSSKIGVIETLLEKCDKLIIGGGMIFTFYKARGLNVGKSLVEEDKLELAKELEAKAKERGVALLLPTDIVSADKFAPDANATTVSIENIPADGMGLDIGPDSIKVFQAALADCQTVIWNGPMGVFEFDKFAAGTEAIAHTLAEIGKTGATTIIGGGDSVAAVEKVGLADQMSHISTGGGASLELLEGKVLPGIAALDEA from the coding sequence GTGTCTAAAAAAAGTTTAGCAAGTTTATCTGCGGCTGATATATCTGGAAAACGCGCTTTAGTAAGAGTTGATTTTAATGTGCCTGTGGATGATCAAGGAAACATTACCGATGATACCCGGATTCGGGCAGCGCTGCCAACTATCCAAGATTTGACCCAAAAGGGTGCTAAGGTCATTTTAACAAGCCATTTCGGTCGTCCCAAGGGTGTAGATGAAAAATTGCGTTTAACCCCGGTTGCTAAACGTCTTTCTGAGTTGTTAGGACAGGAAGTTATCAAAACTGATGACTGTATTGGTGATGATGTTGCTGCTAAAGTTGCAGCTTTGGACAATGGCCAAGTGCTATTGTTAGAAAATGTCCGCTTTTACAAGGAAGAAGAAAAGAACGACCCCGAATTTGCTCAAAAATTGGCAGCAAACGCTGATTTTTATGTAAATGATGCTTTTGGAACTGCACACCGCGCTCACGCTTCTACTGAGGGTGTAACTAAGTTTTTAAGTCCTTCTGTAGCTGGTTATTTGGTTGAGAAGGAATTGCAATACTTACAAAGTGCAATTGAAGAACCTAAGCGTCCTTTGGCGGCTATTATTGGCGGTTCTAAGGTTTCTAGCAAAATCGGTGTGATTGAAACTTTGTTGGAAAAGTGCGATAAGTTGATCATTGGCGGTGGGATGATTTTCACCTTCTATAAAGCTCGTGGCTTGAATGTTGGTAAGTCTTTGGTTGAAGAAGACAAGCTAGAATTGGCTAAAGAGTTGGAAGCTAAAGCCAAAGAACGGGGTGTGGCTTTGTTGCTACCTACAGATATTGTTTCTGCTGATAAGTTTGCGCCTGATGCTAATGCTACTACTGTCAGCATTGAAAATATCCCTGCCGATGGTATGGGTTTAGATATTGGTCCTGATTCTATCAAGGTTTTCCAAGCGGCTTTGGCTGATTGTCAGACTGTGATTTGGAATGGGCCTATGGGTGTGTTTGAGTTTGATAAATTTGCTGCGGGTACAGAAGCGATCGCTCATACTTTAGCAGAAATTGGCAAAACCGGCGCAACTACCATTATCGGTGGTGGTGACTCTGTAGCGGCTGTGGAAAAGGTCGGTTTAGCTGACCAAATGAGCCACATTTCTACCGGTGGTGGTGCTAGTTTGGAGTTGCTAGAAGGTAAGGTTTTGCCTGGTATTGCAGCTTTAGATGAAGCGTAA
- a CDS encoding type II toxin-antitoxin system PemK/MazF family toxin, whose amino-acid sequence MAIVGQIVLFKFPQTNLAIGKLRPALLIKPLINNYDDWLVCMISTKTGQELTGIDEIITPNDQDFKQTGLKSESVFRVSRLAVVSEKILLGNIGEISTERLERIKINLANWILSN is encoded by the coding sequence ATGGCAATAGTTGGTCAAATTGTTTTATTCAAATTTCCCCAAACGAATCTGGCAATTGGAAAGTTACGCCCAGCACTTCTAATTAAGCCATTAATCAACAATTATGATGATTGGCTAGTTTGTATGATTTCCACTAAAACAGGGCAAGAATTGACTGGAATTGACGAAATTATTACACCCAATGATCAGGATTTTAAACAAACAGGCTTAAAATCAGAAAGTGTTTTTCGAGTCTCACGGTTAGCAGTTGTATCAGAAAAGATATTATTAGGAAATATTGGTGAAATTTCCACAGAAAGATTAGAGCGAATTAAAATCAATCTGGCAAACTGGATTTTAAGTAATTGA
- a CDS encoding DUF29 family protein: protein MEELLELRELVVSGNLEAALSLIDELEEMSKEDKINKIYSYCVVLLVHLIKQQAEKRTTHSWDVSIRNAIDAIERINKRRKSGGYYMDKKEIEEILPGAYNRALDNASLEAFGGIYDELTLRNMVDQELIIKQALNFIFN from the coding sequence ATGGAAGAATTACTAGAACTCAGAGAATTAGTGGTTTCTGGCAACCTAGAAGCGGCTCTATCTTTAATTGATGAATTAGAAGAAATGAGCAAAGAAGATAAAATCAATAAAATTTATAGCTATTGTGTAGTGCTTTTAGTCCATTTAATTAAACAACAAGCAGAAAAAAGGACAACTCATTCTTGGGATGTTTCCATTCGCAATGCTATTGATGCAATTGAGCGGATCAACAAACGCAGAAAATCTGGAGGATATTACATGGACAAAAAAGAAATAGAAGAAATTTTACCAGGAGCTTATAATAGAGCTTTAGATAATGCTTCTTTAGAAGCTTTTGGCGGAATTTATGATGAATTAACCTTAAGAAATATGGTAGATCAAGAATTAATTATTAAACAGGCATTAAATTTTATTTTTAATTAA
- a CDS encoding Uma2 family endonuclease translates to MQVQTRKHIYTPEEYLELEEKALYKSEYRDGEIIPMTGGTGNHNKITLAIAAILLYAMRRKNNEVFMGDMRLWIPQFKEYTYPDVIVTDGQSTYTSKNNTTVTNPLLIVEVLSKSTKNYDQGDKFTFYRSIPQFKEYVLVEQNQYQVMHYSKTNEGEWIFREYKSENDIVKLQYLDFEISLVDIYQDANFNDKE, encoded by the coding sequence ATGCAAGTACAAACTCGCAAACATATTTACACACCTGAAGAATATTTAGAATTAGAAGAAAAAGCACTTTATAAAAGCGAATATCGGGATGGAGAAATTATTCCTATGACTGGGGGAACTGGTAATCATAATAAAATTACACTAGCTATTGCGGCGATTTTACTATATGCCATGAGACGCAAAAACAATGAAGTTTTTATGGGAGATATGCGTTTATGGATTCCACAATTTAAAGAATATACTTATCCCGACGTGATTGTAACTGATGGTCAGTCCACTTATACAAGTAAAAATAATACAACGGTGACAAATCCTCTATTAATTGTTGAGGTTTTATCTAAATCTACAAAAAATTATGACCAAGGTGATAAATTTACTTTTTATCGTTCTATTCCCCAATTTAAAGAATATGTTTTAGTGGAACAAAATCAATATCAGGTGATGCACTATAGCAAAACTAATGAGGGAGAATGGATTTTTCGAGAATATAAATCTGAAAATGATATTGTTAAATTGCAATATCTTGATTTTGAAATTAGTTTAGTTGACATTTATCAAGATGCTAATTTTAACGATAAAGAATAA
- a CDS encoding SPFH domain-containing protein: MKSFPFSLDKSKQNKFVSLATSAIAALALASGVNAVNATPIKTLTAKELTSVSIPSRQTQQSVTQSVTGQIPYQAMGIESLIIIPAIIIGGCFLFGGLVVIAEREVGIVVKKFTLSGKGLPPGRLIALNGEAGLQADTLAPGWHWGYWPWQYAVKKESIIVVPQGQIALIVAADGASNPPERILGKIVECDNFQDARKFLTKGGEKGRQIAFITAGSYRINTALFKVITAGNASKEGMRPEQLKIYEIAAEKVGIVTTLDGSPIAAGEIAGRAITGHNNFQNGQKFIDAGGQRGLQEQVLLSGSWNLNPWLVNIEQVPMTEIPIGYVGVVISFVGEEQEDVSGASFTHGNLVNQGHKGVWVEPLYPGKHPLNTKVMKVELVPTTNIVLNFTDRISGQHGYDTNLTALKLLSFDGFSFDLEIFQIIHIGASDAPKVISRLGSMQNVIDQVLRPIVGNYFRNSAQEYTILDFLIARSERQVEASEYVKSALRAYDVQAVDSLIGLITPPNELMHTLTDRKIAEEQRKTYEVQQMAQTQRQMLVRETAIADIQQDLVKSEQGVTIAELQANAQIQQATGEAEAIKLKAIAGAEGIRATGNAKAETYRTGVQAVGLQGYTAMQLMEIVGDHHVRIIPDIIVGGNNGSNNGLADGLLSMILWNQTNSKTHPESKIPTPPPLPNPIVPKAESTNQNS; encoded by the coding sequence ATGAAAAGCTTTCCATTTTCTCTTGATAAAAGTAAGCAAAATAAATTTGTCAGCTTGGCTACATCTGCAATTGCAGCCTTAGCCTTAGCCAGTGGTGTTAATGCTGTTAATGCCACTCCCATAAAAACACTGACAGCCAAAGAATTAACTTCTGTCTCAATCCCGTCTCGTCAAACTCAACAATCAGTTACTCAGTCTGTAACTGGCCAAATCCCCTATCAAGCCATGGGGATTGAGTCTTTGATCATTATTCCTGCCATTATTATTGGTGGTTGTTTCTTATTTGGTGGACTGGTAGTTATCGCTGAACGGGAAGTTGGTATTGTTGTCAAAAAATTCACCCTTTCCGGTAAAGGACTACCTCCTGGTAGATTAATCGCTTTGAATGGTGAAGCGGGCTTACAAGCAGATACCCTCGCCCCTGGTTGGCACTGGGGTTATTGGCCTTGGCAATATGCAGTTAAGAAAGAATCAATAATCGTTGTCCCCCAAGGTCAAATCGCTCTGATTGTCGCCGCCGATGGCGCTTCTAACCCTCCAGAACGGATTTTGGGCAAAATTGTCGAATGTGATAATTTCCAAGATGCGCGCAAATTCTTGACCAAAGGTGGGGAGAAAGGACGACAGATTGCTTTTATCACCGCAGGTAGTTACCGCATCAATACAGCGCTGTTTAAAGTGATTACAGCCGGAAATGCCAGTAAAGAGGGTATGCGTCCAGAACAGTTAAAAATCTATGAAATAGCCGCAGAAAAAGTTGGGATTGTGACTACTTTGGATGGTTCACCAATTGCCGCCGGTGAAATTGCTGGGCGTGCTATTACTGGACATAATAATTTTCAGAATGGTCAAAAGTTTATTGACGCTGGGGGACAACGGGGTTTGCAAGAACAGGTATTATTGTCGGGTTCGTGGAATCTGAATCCTTGGTTGGTAAATATTGAACAAGTACCGATGACTGAAATCCCTATCGGTTATGTGGGTGTGGTGATTTCTTTTGTCGGTGAAGAACAGGAAGATGTGAGCGGGGCATCTTTCACTCACGGAAATTTGGTCAATCAAGGACATAAGGGTGTTTGGGTTGAGCCTTTATATCCTGGGAAACACCCGCTTAACACTAAAGTGATGAAAGTTGAGTTAGTGCCGACAACAAATATTGTCTTAAACTTTACTGATAGAATTAGCGGTCAGCATGGGTATGATACGAATTTAACGGCACTGAAACTTCTGTCATTTGATGGTTTTAGCTTTGATTTGGAGATATTCCAAATTATCCACATTGGTGCTTCAGATGCACCGAAAGTTATTTCCCGCTTAGGTTCAATGCAAAATGTCATTGATCAGGTTTTGCGTCCCATTGTGGGGAATTATTTCCGCAACTCGGCTCAAGAATATACTATCCTGGATTTCTTGATTGCCCGAAGCGAGCGCCAAGTAGAAGCTTCTGAATACGTTAAATCTGCCTTACGTGCTTATGATGTGCAAGCAGTGGATTCGTTGATTGGTTTGATTACCCCACCGAATGAATTAATGCACACGCTGACAGACCGGAAAATTGCTGAGGAACAACGCAAAACTTACGAAGTTCAGCAAATGGCACAAACCCAACGGCAAATGTTGGTCAGGGAAACAGCGATCGCAGATATTCAGCAAGATTTGGTAAAATCGGAACAAGGTGTGACAATTGCCGAGTTGCAAGCTAACGCCCAAATTCAGCAAGCAACAGGTGAAGCTGAAGCTATTAAACTCAAAGCCATAGCTGGAGCAGAAGGTATCCGAGCCACAGGTAACGCCAAAGCAGAAACCTACCGGACAGGTGTACAAGCAGTGGGTTTACAAGGTTACACAGCTATGCAGTTGATGGAAATTGTCGGTGATCATCATGTCCGCATTATTCCCGATATCATTGTTGGTGGTAATAATGGTAGTAATAACGGTTTAGCAGATGGTTTGTTGTCTATGATTCTTTGGAATCAAACTAATAGCAAAACCCATCCAGAATCGAAAATCCCTACACCTCCACCTCTTCCTAATCCCATAGTTCCTAAAGCTGAATCAACTAATCAAAATAGTTAA
- a CDS encoding DUF7149 domain-containing protein yields MINNKIKPRQALSKAFLRIKPIRNEFEIFKRNLITLLNQIDENEREEFHKNILTDFLKNTYYGADYLINIKASNDLVIYNGKDTKSNVGVILEAKKVNNNEMLKVDNLNTKALQQLVLYFLRERITNKNSEIKYLIATNIYEWFIFDATLFENLFVQNKQLVKQFTDFEEKRLSNSRTDFFYKEIAQPAIDKIQNELIFTHFDIKDYQQYLINQNPENDQKLIPLFKLFSPQHLLKLPTINDSNSLNRNFYSELLHILGLTEIKEGGKKLIQRKPINEREQGSLIENTITRLQELHKIDRLSNSEQFGENTEEKLFNVSLELVITWINRILFLKLLESQLINYRQGNKSFAFLNLAKIQDFGNLNRLFFGVLSHKPDERDEHIKNIVANIPYLNSSLFEVSEIEHKTIVISNLINDEKLSIFNKTVLKDNGNIRTGKLKALEYIFAFLDAYDFSSEGAEEIQEENKTLINASVLGLIFEKINGYKDGSFFTPGFITMYMCRETIRRAVLQKFKEIKGWNCENIDELYDRITDKKEANQIINSLKICDPAVGSGHFLVSALNEIITIKSDLKVLLDRQGKTLRDYDIKIENDELIITDDDGQFFTYNPNNSESRRIQETIFHEKQTIIENCLFGVDINPNSVKICRLRLWIELLKNAYYKVSPLPGEGNIGELETLPNIDINIKIGNSLISRFPLNWDLRTILKKSDWNIESYRNAIKTYLHPDNKDQKQEMERLINDIKGNIRTEISSNDPNIEKRNQKIAELRHLRDQKSLFAESKAEAKNRQKKQEELEQQINELNAEIEEKKSGKLYQNAFEWRFEFPEVLNDEGDFIGFDVMIGNPPYISLSKIKEKSQTAYFENNYQTYTKGSDIYCLFYEKGSCLLRKSGFLTYITSNSWLKTIYGDSLKKYLIENLQPQTLLNIEDMQIFEEATVESNIIILKKDKVNEFFDVASLNNNYLVGSSLDEYFDKNCFQFIIPNTSEWIIGNKETVSLKQKIEQSSKLLKEFDININRGLLTGLNAAFIINEETKNQLIAESSNSAEIIQPILRGRDLKKYSYEFSGFYLINTHNGVAKNNIERIKVKENYPSIYNYLISFLPQIEQRQDQGKDWTNLRNCAYLDDFEKPKIVWGEISDQPKFAFDDSNYYVEATAFLMTGEKLKYLLAILNSKLSEWYFNQISTTTGMGTNRWKKYKIEMLPIKEPTETEELLLETIVNQILAAKKSDPKADTTALETEIDQLVYQLYELTAEEIKIIAG; encoded by the coding sequence ATGATTAACAATAAAATTAAACCTAGACAAGCATTAAGCAAAGCATTTCTGAGAATTAAACCAATTAGAAATGAGTTTGAGATATTTAAAAGGAATCTGATTACACTACTTAATCAAATTGATGAAAACGAAAGAGAGGAATTTCATAAGAATATTCTGACTGATTTTTTGAAAAATACCTATTACGGTGCTGATTATTTGATCAATATTAAAGCAAGTAATGACTTGGTGATTTATAATGGCAAAGATACTAAAAGCAATGTTGGTGTGATTTTAGAAGCTAAAAAGGTAAATAATAATGAAATGCTCAAGGTTGATAATTTAAATACTAAAGCATTACAACAATTAGTTTTATACTTTTTACGAGAACGGATTACAAATAAAAATTCAGAAATTAAATATTTAATTGCTACTAATATTTATGAATGGTTCATTTTTGATGCAACACTTTTTGAGAATTTGTTTGTTCAGAATAAACAATTAGTCAAGCAATTTACTGATTTTGAAGAAAAACGTCTATCTAATTCTCGCACAGACTTTTTTTATAAAGAAATTGCTCAACCTGCAATAGATAAAATTCAAAATGAACTAATTTTTACACATTTTGATATTAAAGATTATCAACAGTATTTAATTAATCAAAATCCTGAAAATGATCAAAAACTGATTCCTTTATTTAAGCTGTTTTCACCACAACATTTATTAAAGTTACCTACTATTAATGATAGCAATAGTTTAAATAGAAACTTTTATAGTGAATTACTACACATTCTGGGTTTAACGGAAATCAAAGAAGGTGGCAAAAAATTAATTCAGCGTAAACCAATTAATGAAAGGGAACAGGGTTCATTAATTGAAAATACTATCACTCGGTTGCAAGAATTACACAAGATTGATAGATTATCAAATTCCGAACAATTTGGAGAAAATACCGAAGAGAAACTTTTTAATGTTAGTTTAGAATTAGTTATTACTTGGATTAATCGCATTCTCTTTTTGAAACTATTAGAATCCCAACTAATTAACTATCGTCAAGGTAATAAATCTTTTGCATTTCTCAATTTAGCAAAAATTCAAGATTTTGGTAATCTCAATCGGTTATTTTTTGGTGTTTTATCTCATAAACCAGATGAAAGAGACGAACACATAAAAAATATTGTTGCTAATATTCCTTATTTGAATAGTTCTTTATTTGAAGTATCAGAAATTGAACATAAAACAATAGTTATTAGTAATTTAATCAATGATGAAAAACTTTCTATTTTCAATAAAACAGTTCTTAAAGATAATGGTAATATACGGACAGGAAAATTAAAAGCACTAGAATATATTTTTGCATTTCTTGATGCTTACGATTTTAGCAGTGAAGGTGCAGAAGAAATCCAAGAAGAAAATAAAACTTTAATTAATGCTTCTGTTTTAGGTTTGATTTTTGAGAAAATTAACGGTTATAAAGATGGTTCTTTCTTTACTCCTGGTTTTATTACTATGTATATGTGTCGGGAAACTATTCGCAGAGCAGTTTTACAGAAGTTCAAAGAAATTAAAGGTTGGAACTGTGAAAATATTGACGAATTATATGATAGAATTACAGATAAAAAAGAAGCTAATCAGATTATTAATAGTTTAAAAATTTGTGATCCAGCAGTAGGTTCTGGACATTTTTTAGTTTCAGCTTTAAATGAAATTATTACTATTAAAAGTGATTTGAAAGTTTTACTTGATAGACAGGGAAAAACTTTAAGAGATTATGATATAAAAATTGAAAATGATGAGTTAATTATTACAGATGATGACGGACAATTTTTCACATATAATCCTAACAACTCAGAAAGTAGACGCATACAAGAAACAATTTTTCATGAAAAACAGACAATTATTGAAAATTGTTTATTTGGTGTAGATATAAATCCCAATTCAGTAAAAATTTGTCGGTTACGTTTGTGGATTGAGCTTTTAAAGAATGCTTATTATAAAGTCTCACCCCTACCAGGAGAGGGGAATATAGGAGAATTGGAAACTTTACCAAATATTGATATTAATATTAAAATTGGAAATTCCTTAATCAGTCGTTTTCCTTTAAATTGGGATTTACGGACGATTTTGAAAAAAAGTGATTGGAATATCGAAAGTTATAGAAATGCTATAAAAACCTATCTCCACCCTGATAACAAAGATCAAAAACAGGAAATGGAGAGGTTAATTAATGATATTAAAGGTAATATACGTACAGAAATTAGTAGCAATGATCCGAATATAGAAAAGCGAAATCAAAAAATTGCAGAACTTCGTCATTTACGAGATCAAAAGTCATTATTTGCAGAAAGTAAAGCAGAAGCAAAAAATCGTCAAAAAAAGCAAGAAGAGTTAGAACAGCAAATTAATGAACTTAATGCTGAAATTGAAGAGAAAAAAAGTGGTAAATTGTATCAAAATGCTTTTGAATGGCGGTTTGAATTTCCTGAAGTTTTGAATGATGAAGGTGATTTTATCGGTTTTGATGTCATGATTGGTAATCCTCCTTATATTTCACTATCTAAAATTAAAGAAAAATCTCAAACTGCTTATTTTGAAAATAATTATCAAACTTATACAAAGGGTTCAGATATTTATTGCTTATTTTACGAAAAAGGAAGTTGTTTGTTAAGAAAATCAGGATTTTTAACTTACATTACTTCCAATTCTTGGTTAAAAACTATTTATGGTGATTCGCTGAAAAAATATTTAATTGAAAATCTGCAACCTCAGACTTTATTAAATATTGAAGATATGCAAATTTTTGAGGAAGCTACTGTAGAATCAAATATTATCATCTTGAAAAAAGATAAAGTTAATGAATTTTTTGATGTTGCTAGTCTCAATAATAATTATCTTGTCGGTTCTTCATTAGATGAGTATTTCGATAAAAATTGTTTTCAATTTATAATACCTAATACATCAGAATGGATTATAGGTAATAAAGAAACTGTAAGTTTGAAACAAAAAATAGAGCAATCTTCTAAGCTTTTAAAAGAATTTGATATTAATATTAATAGAGGTTTACTTACTGGACTAAATGCAGCTTTTATTATCAATGAGGAAACTAAAAATCAATTAATTGCTGAAAGTTCTAATTCTGCTGAAATAATTCAGCCAATTTTAAGAGGTAGAGACTTAAAAAAATATAGTTATGAATTTTCTGGATTTTATCTAATTAATACACATAATGGAGTGGCAAAAAATAACATCGAGAGAATAAAAGTTAAAGAAAATTATCCATCTATTTATAATTATTTAATTTCTTTTCTTCCTCAAATTGAACAAAGACAAGATCAGGGTAAAGATTGGACAAATTTAAGAAACTGTGCTTATTTAGATGATTTTGAAAAACCTAAAATTGTTTGGGGTGAAATTTCTGATCAACCTAAATTTGCGTTTGATGATTCTAATTATTATGTTGAAGCTACTGCTTTTTTAATGACTGGTGAAAAACTTAAATATTTGTTAGCAATTTTAAATTCAAAACTATCAGAATGGTATTTTAACCAGATTTCAACTACCACAGGAATGGGTACAAATAGATGGAAAAAGTATAAAATTGAAATGTTACCCATTAAAGAACCTACGGAAACTGAAGAATTGTTATTAGAAACAATAGTTAATCAAATCCTCGCTGCTAAAAAATCAGATCCAAAAGCAGATACAACTGCATTAGAAACAGAAATAGATCAGTTAGTTTATCAACTTTACGAATTAACAGCAGAAGAGATAAAAATTATAGCAGGATAA
- the atpC gene encoding ATP synthase F1 subunit epsilon has translation MTLTVRVIAPDKTVWDAEADEVVLPSTTGQLGILSGHAPMLTALDIGVMRVRASKNAPWQAIALLGGFAEVDENEVTILVNGAERGDKIQLEEARTAFNAAQTSLNQVKPEDRQAQIQATKAFKRARARFQAAGGSV, from the coding sequence ATGACTCTGACCGTTCGTGTAATTGCCCCAGACAAAACCGTTTGGGATGCTGAAGCTGATGAAGTAGTTTTACCTAGCACTACTGGTCAATTAGGTATCTTGAGTGGACACGCTCCAATGTTGACAGCTTTGGATATAGGTGTCATGCGTGTTCGTGCTTCTAAAAATGCCCCTTGGCAAGCGATCGCTCTTTTAGGTGGTTTTGCTGAAGTTGATGAAAATGAAGTCACAATTTTAGTCAACGGTGCTGAACGTGGGGACAAGATTCAACTTGAAGAAGCCCGCACTGCTTTTAATGCAGCACAGACTAGCCTAAATCAAGTCAAACCAGAAGATCGTCAAGCACAAATCCAGGCAACAAAAGCATTTAAACGCGCTCGCGCTCGTTTTCAAGCTGCCGGTGGTTCGGTATAA
- the atpD gene encoding F0F1 ATP synthase subunit beta, translating to MVTTAEKTNIGYITQVIGPVVDVKFPGGKLPQIYNALTITGTNEAGQNISLTVEVQQLLGDNQVRAVAMSTTDGLVRGLEVVDTGAPITVPVGKATLGRIFNVLGEPVDQQGPVNAEAYLPIHRDAPKFTDLETKPSVFETGIKVVDLLTPYKRGGKIGLFGGAGVGKTVIMMELINNIATQHGGVSVFAGVGERTREGNDLYNEMMESGVINKDNLNESKIALVYGQMNEPPGARMRVGLSGLTMAEYFRDVNKQDVLLFVDNIFRFVQAGSEVSALLGRMPSAVGYQPTLGTDVGALQERITSTTEGSITSIQAVYVPADDLTDPAPATTFAHLDGTTVLSRSLASKGIYPAVDPLGSTSTMLQPNIVGSEHYGTARAVQSTLQRYKELQDIIAILGLDELSEEDRLIVARARKVERFLSQPFFVAEVFTGSPGKYVKLEDTIKGFQQILSGELDALPEQAFYLVGDITEAKAKAEKLKG from the coding sequence ATGGTCACCACCGCAGAAAAAACAAACATAGGTTACATTACCCAAGTAATTGGTCCGGTTGTAGACGTTAAGTTCCCCGGCGGTAAATTACCCCAAATCTACAACGCTTTAACTATCACAGGCACAAATGAAGCTGGACAAAACATCAGCTTAACCGTTGAAGTACAGCAACTTCTAGGCGACAACCAAGTACGGGCGGTGGCTATGAGTACCACCGACGGTTTAGTTCGTGGGTTAGAAGTAGTTGATACTGGCGCTCCGATTACAGTACCCGTTGGTAAAGCCACCTTGGGACGGATTTTCAATGTTTTAGGCGAACCTGTAGATCAGCAAGGTCCCGTAAACGCCGAAGCATATCTACCTATTCACCGTGACGCTCCTAAATTCACAGATTTAGAAACCAAACCTTCTGTGTTTGAAACTGGGATTAAAGTTGTTGACTTGCTCACTCCCTACAAACGCGGTGGTAAAATCGGTCTGTTCGGCGGGGCTGGTGTTGGTAAAACCGTGATCATGATGGAATTGATCAACAACATCGCTACCCAACACGGTGGTGTGTCTGTATTTGCGGGTGTGGGTGAACGCACACGGGAAGGAAATGACCTCTACAACGAAATGATGGAATCTGGAGTTATCAATAAAGATAACCTCAACGAATCCAAAATTGCTCTAGTTTATGGTCAAATGAACGAGCCACCCGGAGCAAGAATGCGGGTTGGTTTGTCTGGTTTGACAATGGCTGAGTACTTCCGTGATGTCAACAAGCAAGACGTATTGCTATTTGTTGATAACATCTTCCGGTTCGTACAAGCTGGTTCTGAAGTATCCGCGCTATTGGGTCGGATGCCTTCTGCGGTAGGATATCAGCCTACTCTGGGTACTGACGTAGGTGCTTTGCAAGAACGGATTACCTCCACCACCGAAGGTTCTATTACTTCTATTCAAGCTGTATACGTACCTGCGGACGACTTGACTGACCCCGCACCAGCAACTACCTTTGCCCACTTGGACGGTACAACAGTATTGTCTCGTAGTTTGGCTTCTAAAGGTATCTATCCTGCGGTTGATCCTTTGGGTTCTACTTCCACCATGTTGCAACCCAACATCGTTGGTAGCGAACACTACGGCACTGCACGGGCTGTACAATCCACCCTCCAACGTTACAAAGAACTCCAAGACATCATCGCCATTTTGGGTTTAGATGAATTGTCTGAAGAAGATCGTTTGATTGTGGCACGGGCGCGGAAAGTTGAGCGGTTCTTGTCTCAGCCTTTCTTTGTAGCTGAAGTATTTACTGGTTCTCCTGGTAAGTATGTGAAGTTGGAAGACACCATTAAAGGATTCCAACAAATTCTTTCTGGTGAATTAGATGCTTTACCTGAGCAAGCTTTCTACTTGGTAGGCGATATCACTGAAGCTAAAGCTAAAGCTGAAAAGCTCAAAGGCTAA